From one Culex quinquefasciatus strain JHB chromosome 3, VPISU_Cqui_1.0_pri_paternal, whole genome shotgun sequence genomic stretch:
- the LOC6043970 gene encoding 23 kDa integral membrane protein isoform X2, with the protein MNCGLSTIKYLLFVFNLLCSLCGIALVVIGGVSLAKISDLQQISEDHNIVAPSIFFIILGSVVFVIAFFGCCGAIRESYCMTQTYGFFLLILIIGQIVIAALVFIYVGDVREAFKTGFAKIFAERDRQTNAELIDTIQSNLQCCGKSSALDWLGNTPQSCCQSGTAPLCVPWLRGCTSALGEFIDTTGVVLGWVSLGVAVVELVGLISACCLANGIRNRDRRYA; encoded by the exons ATGAACTGTGGACTGTCCACGATCAAGTACCTGCTGTTCGTGTTTAACTTGTTGTGCTCG CTATGCGGTATTGCACTGGTCGTCATCGGCGGCGTGTCACTGGCCAAAATTTCCGATCTGCAGCAGATTAGCGAGGACCACAACATCGTCGCCCCGTCCATCTTCTTCATCATTCTGGGTTCGGTCGTGTTCGTGATTGCGTTCTTCGGATGCTGCGGAGCCATTCGCGAGTCCTACTGCATGACCCAGACC TACGGATTCTTCTTGCTGATTCTGATTATTGGCCAAATCGTGATTGCTGCCCTGGTGTTCATCTACGTGGGAGATGTTCGCGAAGCGTTCAAGACCGGATTCGCTAAGATCTTCGCCGAGCGTGACCGTCAAACCAATGCCGAACTGATTGACACCATCCAGAGCAAC CTTCAATGCTGCGGAAAGTCTTCGGCCTTGGATTGGCTCGGCAACACGCCCCAATCTTGCTGCCAGTCTGGAACTGCTCCGCTGTGCGTGCCATGGCTGCGGGGTTGTACGTCTGCGCTGGGAGAATTCATCGACACGACGGGAGTGGTCCTGGGATGGGTTTCGCTTGGAGTGGCCGTCGTTGAGCTCGTCGGTCTCATTTCCGCCTGCTGCCTGGCCAACGGAATCCGCAACCGCGACAGGAG ATACGCTTAA
- the LOC6043970 gene encoding 23 kDa integral membrane protein isoform X1, with translation MNCGLSTIKYLLFVFNLLCSLCGIALVVIGGVSLAKISDLQQISEDHNIVAPSIFFIILGSVVFVIAFFGCCGAIRESYCMTQTYGFFLLILIIGQIVIAALVFIYVGDVREAFKTGFAKIFAERDRQTNAELIDTIQSNLQCCGKSSALDWLGNTPQSCCQSGTAPLCVPWLRGCTSALGEFIDTTGVVLGWVSLGVAVVELVGLISACCLANGIRNRDRRSGY, from the exons ATGAACTGTGGACTGTCCACGATCAAGTACCTGCTGTTCGTGTTTAACTTGTTGTGCTCG CTATGCGGTATTGCACTGGTCGTCATCGGCGGCGTGTCACTGGCCAAAATTTCCGATCTGCAGCAGATTAGCGAGGACCACAACATCGTCGCCCCGTCCATCTTCTTCATCATTCTGGGTTCGGTCGTGTTCGTGATTGCGTTCTTCGGATGCTGCGGAGCCATTCGCGAGTCCTACTGCATGACCCAGACC TACGGATTCTTCTTGCTGATTCTGATTATTGGCCAAATCGTGATTGCTGCCCTGGTGTTCATCTACGTGGGAGATGTTCGCGAAGCGTTCAAGACCGGATTCGCTAAGATCTTCGCCGAGCGTGACCGTCAAACCAATGCCGAACTGATTGACACCATCCAGAGCAAC CTTCAATGCTGCGGAAAGTCTTCGGCCTTGGATTGGCTCGGCAACACGCCCCAATCTTGCTGCCAGTCTGGAACTGCTCCGCTGTGCGTGCCATGGCTGCGGGGTTGTACGTCTGCGCTGGGAGAATTCATCGACACGACGGGAGTGGTCCTGGGATGGGTTTCGCTTGGAGTGGCCGTCGTTGAGCTCGTCGGTCTCATTTCCGCCTGCTGCCTGGCCAACGGAATCCGCAACCGCGACAGGAGGTCTGGTTACTAA